The Cyanobacteriota bacterium genome contains the following window.
TCGGCAGCGCACCCTAGATGCCCTGATAGATCAACTGGCAACTAAGCCTGCCCACCAGCAACCCCTAGATTTGCGGTTAATCTTGCATCTAGGACTGTATCAATTGCGGTATCTCAGCCATGTGCCACCCTCAGCAGCAGTCGATACTAGCGTTGAGCTAGCCCGGCAACAGGGGTTAACTGGCCTTACAGGTGTCGTTAACGGCATTCTGCGTGCCTATCTGCGCCAGTGTGCAACCACGGATCCACTACGCTTACCAGATACAGTTGTGGCTCGGTTAGGCATTCTCCATAGTTATCCAGACTGGATTGTGCAAACGTGGCTAGAGCAGTTCGGGCCAGTGGAAACAGAATTGCTGTGTCAATGGTTTAACCAACCACCAACGATCGATCTGCGCGTGAACCTGCTGCGAACCACTGTAGAGGAGGTAATAGCAGCTATGCAGGCGATCGGGATCACCGCCCAACCCTTGCCTTCCTTGCCCCAAGGATTGCGACTAACCGCCCCTGTAGGATCGGTGCAACACCTACCAGGATTTGCTGAGGGCTGGTGGATGGTGCAAGATAGCAGCGCCCAACTGGTGAGCCAGATTGTCAATCCCCAACCGGGTGAGGTTGTGATCGATGCCTGTGCTGCGCCTGGAGGCAAAACAACCCATCTAGCTGAGTTAATGGCTG
Protein-coding sequences here:
- the rsmB gene encoding 16S rRNA (cytosine(967)-C(5))-methyltransferase RsmB — translated: MSGQARQLALATLRSITRGAFADAALDQTLQRANLSVADRSLVTELVYGIVRRQRTLDALIDQLATKPAHQQPLDLRLILHLGLYQLRYLSHVPPSAAVDTSVELARQQGLTGLTGVVNGILRAYLRQCATTDPLRLPDTVVARLGILHSYPDWIVQTWLEQFGPVETELLCQWFNQPPTIDLRVNLLRTTVEEVIAAMQAIGITAQPLPSLPQGLRLTAPVGSVQHLPGFAEGWWMVQDSSAQLVSQIVNPQPGEVVIDACAAPGGKTTHLAELMADQGTVWACDRSPQRLKKVQQNADRLQLRSIRTCVGDSRALPQFVGMGDRV